CTTGAAGAAATAGTATCTAAATCGAGCTCACGATGAAACTGAATGTGAATTGTAAACTGAAACTGAcacagaaactgaaactgatgCTGTGCATTTGGTGGGTGAGCAACAATTGTCTGGGTAAGTGGAGAACAATGAACAGGTCCAAGTTAGCTCAATAGTTTGATGCTTGACACTCAACAGTATTGGAGATATGCGCTCATTGCCTTAGGGAAACACCGAGGGCAACGGAGGTAGCATCGACTAGCAGTACACTCCACATGTGGCAGCCGCGGTATCCCACTGGCTCTGAGTCTGACACTGGCAGCTGCAATCGACCAACAACTTTGAGGCTGGCAGCTGACAGCAATGTGGCAACGTCCCAGCTCAATGACAATGCAACAACCCAGACAGCCGCATCTCCCGTGGTGACTCTGGCCAATTACGTCTATCAATGTGCCGCCAAGCGTGAGTCATCTCCATCTAAGCCAAGtaccatcagcagcagcagcagcagcagcaacagcattgATTTGGGCATGTCCATTAACGAATTTCAACTGCAGCCATTGCGTCACCAGCAACAGATGACTGTACCAGCAATTGTCTTACAATTGGCTAAGAGTTGGGAGTTTAAGTAGACTTCAatcataatattttcttaatatttatattttataaatgtggTTAATGTTAAAGACATATTCAATCGCAACCAAATAATCTGATTGATTAActgacaattttttaaagctttttttttaacattaaatcaaatatctaAATTACTTCTTTCATAGTTCAGTTAAATGGTTACTAAGAGATGCGTTGATTCGACATTAATTgggaatttttatataaaatatacattattaaatgattttagaTAATTCCATATTTAGATGGGAAAtgtgagattaaaaatttaactacataaaatgtaaattatatgtGATTTTACTTAAACTTTCTTATGCTTCGGTCTTTTAGAATTTCTATAGTGACGGACTACGCGTCTTATcggtcttttttttaatgaacagCAAACGCATCTGAGTTAATTATTGTGAAATATGCGCATTACCAAATAACATTCTAATGAAGTGAGTTTTGTTTAGAATGGCGCCATTTTTCATGAGCTCCACATAACGCGCATATTTCAATTAGACAAgctaataaaacataaaagatatTCAGTCTGGAAGTCAGGCAGCCAAGCCGCAGGCATTTGGAGTCCTCATagatgtggcagcaacagcaacagtagctgtggcagtggcagtagCAAAAGCAGCTGCCCTTTTGAATTATTAACAGAGCAAAGCGTGGTACAAAATAATTCCGCAACACATTCAGCGCGCAAACAAAAGCGCAACATATTTAGCTAACATGCCTTTTAAAACAGCTAaccgaaagagagagagagagagagagagagagagagagagagagagagagagagagagacagacagagctACAGAGGaaataagagagagagtgagagtaagGGAGAGTGTAAGCGGGAGAAAGCGGGGTCAGACGAAAATAGTAACAcattttttgaattgtttggcgttttgaatgaatgaaaaccCAACTGGGAGCATAGaatgtatagaaaaatatgcTGACGTGTTTTTGCCTGTGcttgtgcgagtgtgtgcatgtgtttgtgttgggCACACACTCTAACGGTCTTTTGACTTTagcttaattaaaactttggcGTGCGCGAAATGCTCGCAAAGCAGTTggaaaattaacaatattgCTGGTAGGGGAGCTGGAGGGAAATCGTTGGCAGGCGGTTGGCTGCATTGAAATTGCAGCTTAGGTCGCAACGCCATTAGGCTAAGCTCTGCCTCCTTTTCAATTGCCTAGTTAATGCACCTACAGTTCCGCAAaagagcgagagggagagagagagagaaagagggaagGGGTGTCTCCCGCCGCCATAACATTTTGCAAATCGCAACTAAGTTTGATGCTTTTGCATGCTGTGTCTATGTATAGgtaatatatgcatatttgcaTAAGTTCATGCAAGCAGGTTTCCCAACCATTACCTCAAGCCCTACCTTTACCCCTACCCctacaccaacaccaacaaagGTGTCGCCCGTTAAAAGTTTGCGAGTCAGGCAGCCCAACATTTTATTGTCTGTCAGCTTTGTTTATGCGCTGCTCTGCCTCTTTCCAGccaatatacatacacacacacacacacacacacacacacacacacacacactctcagaCATGCTCACACATTTGTCTATTGTAGTGGATTTGCCTTAAGGTCACAAATGGACAAGTTCGAATtgacacatttatttttagttttttctcttgttgaatttttaatttaatagcttgtggtttttattatcaaaataaattggtaaatgataaaaacaaataagaccGACAAACAGAAACTAAAATTGCAAAGGTTACTTGTAAATATTAGAGAGCTACCGGCCAGAAAATGACATTCTAAACGTAAgcaattttgttgttcttgttgcttgtttatttgtgaaatggcattttcgtatttttaatttaattggtttCTGTCTATTTTTGGCTAAAATTTCTTATAGCTGCATCAGTTAATCTTAATAAAGGCGAACCGACAATTTGcaggcaaacaacaaattttgtcGACCAGTcgagtaaaaatattaaaaaagttcatTGGAGTCGCTGAGTCATGGCCAagatttatattcttaatccAAATAATGTCAAAAAGCCACAAACAAGCGACAGTCGCATAAAACAGCACACCAAatgagcacacacatacacacacacacacacacacacacacaaacacacacacacacactagaaGTCTAGGAGCAAAAACCgaagaaaaatgttatttattgttattacgaaaataaataagcaacaaGAGCAAGGAACAGAATAAGGGGCGTGCCACACCCACCCACTCATCCGCCAGCTAGCTAGAAGTGCAACAGAGAAATGTggcaaaataaaagcatagAAATTAAACAACTGGACACACTggcaaataaaccaaaaaagtaacgaacacatttacacacacacacacacacacccacacacagtCAAATGCCAAAGGCAGCCATTTTATATGCCATTACAGTGTAAATAAAGtattgtttatgtgtgtgagtgtgttggcAAGCTGTGCCAGTTACATTTACTTAATAACCTGTGTCAAAGTTGTACTTTTATAGGTCAAGCAGTGAGAGTAACCGCCCGATAGTCgttataagtacatatataaattcgAACTAACCAACAATAACTCGACACTTAATCAATGGGACAACAATAAAACTGTCCGCAAATTATTTATCGACATGACTATGTGCTCATTCGAAATAACCAAAATCTAATAAGGATTACCTTAGGCAGTTTACTAAACTGtactttatttaagaattgttatattagaatttaaaaaaaaaatgatttcagCAGACAGATATTCCCtatctttttttatgtttgttcacagggtatttacaaaattaaattcttcttTACTAATGTACCCCTTAATGCTActccatttttttaatcaaagctgtctaaaattaaattatatacaaatgtctcacattcttttacattttaccatctactttttaattttagcacgATTTTGAAACagtattcaaataataataagcccATTCTATGAGTTACATTTATTGGAGAGTAAGGACTCCTTCTATTTACATTTGGAAAAGTGCAGTATTTGTTTTATGGAATCACATGTATTCAACAATCGAAAAGGTGTTTCTTGATTACTCTAAGTTTTGAAAGTTATGCAGTGTTAATTTAATCTTTATAGACGAGCACCTGAAAGTATGCCATACTTTAAAGCTTAATTTTCATCTATAACAAATTTGCGGTGCATACTTTTTGTGAGCCACGCAGGATAAAACCGGATTATTCGGTCGATTGGCAGTCAAGCTgctaaaattgcaatttatctGGCCAACAATGCTGCCTACCTCGGTTATCAAGCCGATGTCTCGGTCAAGTGTGAGTAATTGCGGTAGTTAGACAAGTCGAAAGCTAAGCTCTGAGTATGAAGAGTCGACCTGTTCCGCCCTCTCATAGCTCATCTATGAAATTTCCATGAGCACAGTGCAGAGATTCTCAGGCCACTCTAAAAATAGCATTTACCagagttttcatttttgctgttagtgttgctgttgttcatgttgttgttgctgtgattgcACTGAGGCAAAGGCCAAGCTGCCAGAGAACTGCCGGCGGCGCCTGGTGAGGTCAGCTACAGTTGactaaacattttcatttcgcttAAGTGTAGAAGTTAGTGTACGAGAACATgtttttgtgtgcgtgtgtatgtgtgtgtgtgtgtgtgtgtttttgctgTCACAAGTCAATGAGTTGTGCCACATGGCGTATACTTGATGTTGGCTATGAGTGTTGCGTGCATGCCTCAGCATTAGCTAAATGATTTCATTAAGTGCGGGCTCAACAAGCTCAACAATCGATAAACCTATCGACCGTTGAGAGTTGCCAAAACTTTCTAATCTTGCCACTTGGCACTTgatgctgccacgcccacattgcCACATGGCATAATTAGctgttgctctctctcttgAATTATTTACGCACATGACACTCGCATTAAGTTCTAATTGAAAAcagatattttcattttaattaattcccTCGCAGACGTCGCCAGACTTACAAAAGGACGGACAAACTTGAGCGAAAGTCCAAAAGCCAAACAATGCGAAGGCCTCTGCCCTCTGGCAGACATTTTAAGGCGTCAATGACATGACCAGAGCAATAGAATTTCATACTTGGAAAATAGCTGAAATAGACAAAAGCAACGACATGAGAAGCGactaaacaaaagcaaaaaaataatcaagctGCAGCCCGCAGGGAGATGAAGACAGAACCTCGCTGACATTtaatgaaaagcaaacaaagcaTTCTTTTAGGCGCTCTCAAGCATTTCAGCTGgctaagtatgtgtgtgtgtgataggCAAGTGTTGTGCTCATATGTGTGAAGCAACGTCCAACAGCTACAAAGTTCAAAGAACGCGGCACAAAATAAATCGGATTAGTCTAGGAATAAGGCAGAAGAGACAGAGTtagagatagacagagaaaCTCTTCTGGCGCGAAAGGGTAGGCGCTCAAATTGCATTAAGAGTCAGGTCGATGGGCGTGGCAGGAAATGCGCAATAGATAAAACCCATTTTAAGGCTTATTGATCACTTATTACTGTTCAAGCGAGTATAAAACGAGTGTCTAAGTGTGTGCGAACttatataagtgtgtgtgtgtgtgtttgtttgtcaaTCAAGTGGCACttggaaataaattgaaatataaccTAAGTTAGTTATTTCAATCAATTGCATTTCAATGTAATCAAACAATGATTGGTCTGAGAAAGTGCTTGTTGGAAATGAAATGTTTACTTAACGTAAGCGTGTTTTCATTACATAAggaaatatctttatttatacAGAGCTTTAAtgaacaaatgaaataaatctgCTTTATCTTTCATAGAAAACTTTATGGTGTACAAAAGAAACGAAATCCCGAGcgtcttttatttattttcttgcttttttcGTTAAGCTTTTAGTTGTTTActttacaataacaactagatatacatatatcactTCTATACTAGCATCTTACTTTCGTCGGCGATATAGATCATTAAATTAAGGTCTATTTCATAAacttatctataaaatattcaaattttagatAATTTGGCGTAATTCGATTAGCCAATAGCTCGAAATCAGATTAAATTGCCTGCTATCCGTATAATCGGATGGTAAACTCTACTAGTTCAGTGTCTTTAAAGCTCACAGTTCTGAGTGCAATGTGCTCCCGGAAACcacaattgcttttaaattggaGGAAACAAGCAAAATCGGGGtagatttttgcatttaaagctTTCATTTCTTGAATGTAGTGTGTTTATCTTTAAGTAGATTTGCAGTTTCATAAGCAATTACTTATTTGGCTTGAACAAAGGATTTcagcaaatgcaacagcaacagcaacaattaagAGAGAAAGATTGCCAAAGAGAACAGTTCGCACATTGCGCTCTCTCAACAGCAGCCAGTTTACGCTCAGAGCAAGCTGCAAAAAAGCTTCGACAAGAGCTTACGTGCTCAGCACTCAAAAGGGATGCTGAGCACAATTGAGCTAGCTCTCATCACACTTTCTGTCTGTCtaccctctctctttctctcacactCTAAGAGTTGCTCGCTAGGACTCAAAAGCTGAGTTGAGTTTTGAACTGAAGCAAAGTTTGTCGCATTGAGTGGCCATTGAGTCAAGTGTTCGCACTTgatttgcctttgcctttgcctacGCTCCTTGCCCGCCTCTAAAAGGATATACATAGCTTTTGACTTGCTCTTGAAGAGTATACTGGCCCTGTGTCCGTAATGTTAGCTAGCACATTTTCTTCCtcaaatttgctttttttttagtcacTTCATTTTGGCTCACACACACTTTctatttttgctttgtttttatcatttgGCATTACTCTGTTTGCCCTGCTCAACGGATTTCTCACTCTTTGCTTATCTCaagcattcttttttttttcttttcgtttttattgaacagcattttcattgtttgatttttgtcAACGCTTCTttatttcgtttcttttttcttctatttctttttctaGTGCTCTCCCctttgttgttctttgtttAGTGCCCGGCGCTTCATCTTACTTACTTACATAAGTGGCTTGGGCATAGCGGGAGAGTTAGCTAGGGAGAAGGGCAGATTGGTCGAAAGCTTCGCCatttgtttttccattttgcgtgtttgatttttgttttcatttagcATTGCTCATTTTTCGGTTAGTTGGTCTTTTAATCGTCTTTGCTTACTTGTCTATAGTCTCCGATGATTCTATTGATTACtactactgttgttgttgttcttgtttgcTGATATCTTCGGttgggttgttgttgttttgctttggcttttaaGCTTTAGCTCGGCTCTCAGTTTCAATTAGTTGAGCATTGTTTAAGTGGCTACAAAGTCGGTCCGGCTGTTGTACTCTTGAATCCATTCGATAGCCATTTAATTGACATTCAGCAAATTAAAGCACATTTTCAGCAGAAGATTATTAGTTACCCCTAGGTAAAAGAGGTTCATTAAACGCCTTTCAATATCCTACTCTAAACCACAAAAGAGTAGAAATATTGGTACTGCAGTTCTGCAAGTTTAATTCTCTATTTTAAGGTAATGAACATGTTTTATGTTGTatgacaataaaaacaatagctTTGTTGTATGCGTTGTTCAAGGTTGTGCAGAAAGATAGAAACTCACTCTTTTCTTCTTATAGTATCTTCTCTTTTTGTTAATCATTCCAGGTAGATGtagttctttttaaaatttaaataaacttattcagctttcttgatttatttaagtggataaaacttaaattataaactatttaTCACCTTAAGAGACTTTTATAATGAACTTCATTCCTTTTGTCATactaattgaattcaattaaaaagtgcTTGAAttccataaatataaaaaatataaataaatattccagCTAAATAAATCATCTTAATATAAACACTTACTTCTTAGTAATAGTCTATCGCTTTTTGTGCACTTTCATTTGTGTTATTCCATCCTCTTTCATTTTAGATGCTTccctaaatattttttcaactaATCTGTGTAATTCATTAGCTCTTTAACCTCCACTATCTATTGATCTAGCTGATGTGCGCTTTTGTAGCGCTATTGATACGCTAATTAGTTGCGATAATTTATcaaatgcacacacacccacGAATACCAACGCTTGCACCTACACACACAATACGACACCCGCACACGTGTCGCTAACTACTGAAAATTCTGCTGCAGTAGCAAAAATTGCTACTTAATTACACGGCATTGGCATCCGATGGcaccaacgccaacgccaacacCAGCGCCACCACTAACACCACCCACAACCACCATTAGGTCCACAAGCTATCCGCATTCTCATCCACAGCGTCGTCAATGTCACAAGTGCTGCAGCGTAGCAACTTCCATTTCCTGCCAGCGCCTCGGGTAACTTCACAATTAACTACTAATTGCTCATACGCGACGTTGGCTGGCGACACTAGAACAAAGTCAGTTGGGCGCCCAGCACCTCCTTACAGCATGCCACTCCACATTTCCACTCTATCTCTGTCTTGGGCGTACTTTTCCACCTTTCTACCTTGCCTTTTGCTCTAATTATCCGAGTTGTCACCCACCAGGcgtggttgttgttgatgttgtccTTGCCAGGTATTTACtgaattaagttttaaatttttattaaatgctttgCGCATTTTTGCGTGCTTTCTCTTCATTTTACCCCTCACCTTCACACCACCACTCCACctcaccaccaccaccacttAACTCACCTCAATTCTCTGTgtcgctgctgcagttgttgctgcttatgTGGAGGCTActgtaattagtttttaattggtttttagTTGGCAACTATGCGACCCGCGTCCTGTAAATAGTTGTGACGCCTTTGTAAGCTTTCCACTTGCcactttccattttccatttgaacttttttgcCCAGCTGCGCCCAATCAGCAATAGGGCCTGGCCAACGTCAGAAGCATGTAAAATATGCTCCAGcattggtacccaaaaaaaagtaatcaagaaacttttgcaataaatctataaatttaatgaaaaacacaaaaacctAGCGATGCCGATCCAACCGTTCATACACTGACTactacaatttcaatttagcaCGCATATTCTCATACACTCTCGCACACACAGTCAGGACATTGAAATAGTGtgacatttaaatgttttgtattcaaaaaaaccaattgaatttaaaaaaaaaggaatttctATACAAATCGGCGATAAATGAATTCCCTTCAAAGCATTACAAGATATTATCGATAACATATCgttaataactttaaatagTTCGTATataatactttatatatatagtatatctaATTTATGAATCACCAGTCAAGATAGTCAAGAAATTCAAAGTTATAAAGCTCAATTCACTGACTAAGCCTATATCACCATAGAAAAGGTTTATAAGCGGATCAGATTTCATCCAAGTCATTGAGCTCCTGAGAGCTGTCAGCTTAACATgaataacaaatgaaatatacCCACTTGTAAACCTAAAATACACTTCATATTTAAGGGTATCAATCAACTGCAGTTAACTCCATCCCCATTCGCCTCTCTCAGCTATGCCATCGAGGCACACACCTCATGCAAATGTCAAACACATGTCGAAGGAGCAATACACggacaaacaaaatgaaaaatttatgaaaaacaaaaaatggaaaCAGGGGAGTATGcgacacacaagcacacaatGTGAATATGCCGCGAATCGACAAAAATATGTCGCACCcagcaaaagaagaagaacaaaatgaaaagtggGGAGATTGTATGTGTTGGGTATGGaaggtaaatttttaaacaaaaatggtGGTTCATTTTGTTTGGCAAGTGACAAATGCTTAGCGTGCCCAACATATTTGGTCGCAACGAAAGCAAACGTCAGACGGTTTGGTATAGAAAATCGctcatacgcaacgttgcCGTCGTGTATTGAGCAGCTTTCAATTGCCGTTTGATGGTTCATTGAAATTGTCGGGCACAATAAATCGAGAAACAGGTGCAAAGCGTTCGTAGATTCGTATAAATGTTGCATGCAGCTGCTGCTACTCGGTCAGGCTTCGGGGCGTTACCTTTTGCCAACAATTAATGACTGTCGTTAGCTTGAATAAATggcaaagtaaatttaaacaaaatatgccTAAAGCTGCATCTACCTATATCATTACCTGCACTCTAATTGTTAACGTTCCGAGTTCCGTCAGTCTCAAGTAGCTGAgccaagaataataataataataatagtaataacaGAAACTGGCAGACAACAAAAGACACGTGTTGTGAGGGTTCAAAAGGCGTGCTCGCATACCCTGGAAATTAGAATATATTCAAGATGGTATAATGTAAtacttttatgaaaaaaaatatcattatcaATTACAAGTGAGTCAACACTGATTGTCTtaatgtcttaaaaaaattgctatACTTGATATATTTTAGTCAAATATGTTATTGTAACATattcatgaaaaaaaaaaaatgtagaagtCTTTAGcctcaaaaaattaatgaagcTTTTTAAAAGTTCATTCAACCATcagttataaaattaaagaatccAACTTCGAGTAAATGCTTCAGTATCCAAAACTAAGGCTTCAATATCCAAAGAAACTTCTGCAAAAATAGTGACAGTTACTTacttataaagtatatttttgtcgaaaaataatgttaatgagaaaaaccaaaataaaaagctaACTCTTATATGTCTACTCAATTGTCTCACATCctgaatttatctatttacagggtatataaagtTTGGAGctgttcacacacacactccagctgattttttttatatccttgttttttattaatttaaatgccgcTCACGCAGCAAAAGCGcctgttatacatttttgtgggcctgatatttaattttaaacatttttcaaactgAATTACGAGTACATGAGGAGAAGTTGGCCCCCAGGCGGCAAAATTCACCAGGTAATTGCTTGAAATTGAGATACACTGAGATTCGAATTACTCTCTGATAAGACAGGAGTGTACTTGTGAAACTTTCAGTTTTCGTCTCCCATTTCGCTATCTAATGATATTAAACAAAGACAAAGTCGCTGGATTTTGCTTAAACTAGCAGCAAATGCTGCAATTATGCGAAAAGTTGGCTCAAATGGCAGTTGGCAACTCGCGTTTGAGTGAATGCTAATGACTTGCAAGTGGCAGAAGGAAAAAGTCAACTCAAAGTAAACCAAGAAATGCCACAGGTGGACAAACATTGCGTTCATTGCCACTTTTCCACTCAGTTCCGACTGTCAGCTGCCCTTCTTGAATGTCGGATATAGCGAACACCGCGCGAGGCGCCAGCCAAAATGGCTGTTTGCTTGCTTCCGGTGTGTGCAAACAACGCACAAACACATTACGCATCAAGTGGACAACCAGCAGCTTACCGCATCCCCATCCCCTCTCACTGCTTCCCGCAAATACAAACGTTATGCAAGAGTAAAACGCAAGTAAAAATCTCAACAATGTGAGCTTCTCATGGGTTAAAGTCGAAGGGGATGGAAAGTCAAATGGAAACCCGTGTGCTGCGCATTTTGAATACATACCTCATCttaataattcataaaaacTGATTCGAAATAGACAACATTGTGTGTTGGCATCGCTTACTCGTTGTCAGTTCGCACACTCTGCTCGGTTACCTCCCTTAGGTCACCTTCACCCCGAGACTCAAACTGGTCTCATATTGTATGCAGACACAGATGCTTATACTTGAATATATACATCAAACTGCACATTTCATTATACCCAGTAGTCGTACCTAACGTTGTTTCATTgcctttttttcattaattttaataaatcatatcttaaacgactcctaattaatgcagctataaaaatacatgtttaatttatcatattttatttatatatatatttttttttttaattttcacagAATTTCGGTAGACCacactatatatataagcCAACAGggatttgtttcttttgaaaagCACAAGTAAAATACTCAGAATCATAACACATGGAACAGACACCTGCCATTCTACTGTTGAAGCATttgcatatatgcatattatgTTCTCTGGTTCATTGTTTTCCCTCCAGTTCACCTAGTTTTGAATCTGACAAGAGATATGCCATTAGACGTATGTTTTCATAATAAGTTAAATAgttgaaaatgttataaaatggGTAAGAATTCGTAATTTACGACAAGAATTACGAATTATtcgatttataaaataaatgctgtTGAGGTGTTGATGCTGGTAATCGCGTTTATAACgacagaattttaaattttttttataactgcttccataaattaaaaatgttattttagaTTCGATTAGCTTCAAACTCGTTTTCAAATATCTGTCtgaaaaacatacatatataacatatattgaGTAATATATGCAATAATAGACAATAGAATGCTGTCTGACTTTAGCTTATcgactttatttattgaaaaagcGATTTTAAACTTGTATGTTCATCTTTCAATAAACTAATCTTATGAAGAACTCGTAATGTGATGATACGCAGCTTTTCATTTCCAAATGAGggaacataaatttaatttggattTGTTTCTGTTGAACAGCCTGATGCGATTATCAATCCATTTTAATGATATCATATCAACCCTCAGAATTCAGTCagattttttaatcaaatacataaatactcacatacacatttgTTTATAAGAAATAATGGTTAAATTTCATGTATTGTTTTTTCGAATGTTGCGTCATACCTTCATTGTGACAGAGGCATTCATATtgcgttgcatgcaacatcaTCGTCTGAAGATTATCTACTTGCTGCATCCAATATCGGCAGCAATATTGGTATTCATTGTGGGATTCGTAGTGTGGTACGAGATGTACTATATACTACCGGAGCTGTGTGATGTCGATGGCAAATTCTATAAACTGAATTGTTTCCTGGCCGTTTACTTTCTTCACAATATCCTTGGCAATATGATATGTTGTTGGCACACGGATACAAGCTTTTTGACCGTGCCAAAAGAGCGGCAACAGCCAATTGCCTCTGAGGCGCATCTCTGGCATTTGTGCACCCATTGTCAGATGTTGGTGCCGCCCCGGGCGTGGCACTGTCGACTGTGCAACACATGCATGCTAAAGCGGGATCATCACTGCAACATAACGGCCAACTGCATTGGCCATGCCAATCAGCGGTACTTCATTGGCCTTCTCTT
The genomic region above belongs to Drosophila innubila isolate TH190305 chromosome 3R unlocalized genomic scaffold, UK_Dinn_1.0 2_E_3R, whole genome shotgun sequence and contains:
- the LOC117791267 gene encoding uncharacterized protein LOC117791267 yields the protein MKLNVNCKLKLTQKLKLMLCIWWVSNNCLVLEICAHCLRETPRATEVASTSSTLHMWQPRYPTGSESDTGSCNRPTTLRLAADSNVATSQLNDNATTQTAASPVVTLANYVYQCAAKRESSPSKPSTISSSSSSSNSIDLGMSINEFQLQPLRHQQQMTVPAIVLQLAKSWEFK
- the LOC117790150 gene encoding probable palmitoyltransferase ZDHHC24; amino-acid sequence: MLRHTFIVTEAFILRCMQHHRLKIIYLLHPISAAILVFIVGFVVWYEMYYILPELCDVDGKFYKLNCFLAVYFLHNILGNMICCWHTDTSFLTVPKERQQPIASEAHLWHLCTHCQMLVPPRAWHCRLCNTCMLKRDHHCNITANCIGHANQRYFIGLLFNLTLGNMVACFYNFIYVFIVRLPIFSDPLIFLARFEGFDPNQFLDEVKANPNWLIINGAILKLSIFSMVFVASQLGLQIYMVSRGSCMYSFRDSSYDFGFWTNWRMVLGKRMFWTWLSPLINSPLPNDGTQWLIARDTYAKKPA